In Reichenbachiella agarivorans, one genomic interval encodes:
- a CDS encoding NAD(P)/FAD-dependent oxidoreductase yields the protein MKDVLVIGAGPAGSVAAAYLVNQGYSVTVVEKSKFPRFTIGESLLPLSMEHFEEVGMLDAIKAANFEVKSGALFIRKDDEIDISFDENFTPGWTWTWQVPRDEFDHILIKEAEKKGAEVKFEATIAKIDFQADKVVAEIEENGTKAIHEFKYVLDSSGNAGVLSKMLNFDIKYAETGRRSLFTQVKETNRERFKRPMRITFEVLEQDLWYWVIPFSNGNTSLGFVGNKKWFDIPAADQNELFRKMMEKSDHFIERFEGKEFLYDVRGANDYTNSSSQLYGHRFVLAGNTTGFIDPVFSSGVAIATESAIKSAKLIEKELKGEKPDWDKEYVQHMKQATEVFHAVVDTWYNGELQRIFFHSDIKMEIKKQLTSILAGYVWDVTNPFVKRNRKLIKTVAHVIGMEEAAAEAAK from the coding sequence ATGAAGGATGTATTGGTAATAGGGGCAGGGCCTGCTGGCAGTGTAGCAGCTGCATATTTGGTAAATCAGGGGTACAGTGTCACAGTGGTGGAAAAATCTAAGTTCCCGAGATTCACGATTGGGGAGAGTTTGTTGCCGCTCAGTATGGAGCATTTCGAAGAGGTCGGTATGCTAGATGCCATCAAAGCAGCCAATTTTGAGGTCAAGTCTGGCGCACTTTTTATCCGAAAGGATGATGAAATTGACATCTCTTTTGATGAAAATTTCACACCAGGATGGACTTGGACCTGGCAGGTTCCCAGAGATGAGTTTGACCACATCCTGATCAAAGAAGCAGAAAAGAAAGGTGCAGAGGTCAAGTTTGAGGCTACAATAGCGAAAATTGATTTTCAAGCAGACAAGGTAGTCGCAGAGATTGAAGAAAATGGCACGAAAGCCATACATGAGTTTAAGTATGTTCTCGACTCTAGCGGAAATGCCGGAGTACTTTCCAAAATGCTCAATTTTGATATAAAGTATGCAGAGACGGGTCGTAGGTCATTGTTTACACAGGTCAAAGAGACCAACAGAGAGCGATTCAAGCGCCCTATGAGAATTACATTTGAAGTGTTGGAGCAGGATCTATGGTATTGGGTGATTCCATTTTCTAATGGCAACACATCCTTAGGTTTTGTGGGTAACAAAAAGTGGTTTGACATCCCAGCAGCTGATCAAAACGAGCTGTTCAGGAAGATGATGGAAAAGTCAGATCACTTCATCGAACGCTTCGAAGGCAAAGAGTTTCTCTACGATGTACGAGGTGCCAATGACTATACCAATAGCTCTAGTCAGTTGTATGGTCATCGTTTTGTCTTGGCGGGTAACACCACGGGGTTCATTGATCCTGTGTTCTCTTCGGGAGTGGCAATAGCTACCGAGTCTGCGATCAAAAGCGCCAAGTTGATCGAGAAGGAATTAAAAGGAGAGAAACCAGACTGGGACAAAGAGTATGTGCAACACATGAAACAAGCTACAGAGGTGTTTCATGCTGTAGTGGATACATGGTACAATGGAGAACTCCAGAGGATATTCTTTCACTCAGATATCAAGATGGAGATCAAAAAGCAATTGACCTCCATCTTGGCGGGGTATGTTTGGGATGTAACTAATCCTTTTGTCAAGAGAAATAGAAAACTAATCAAAACAGTGGCTCATGTAATAGGTATGGAAGAAGCTGCCGCAGAGGCTGCTAAATAA
- a CDS encoding methyltransferase — protein sequence MKISAIDAKFEAQKIAFAPITFQAIQAMKNLGVMESIYKNRGAATKESLIAELGLSKYAIEVMLETAEVMNIVTIEEGKITLSKIGFFLLRDELTKVNMNFVNDVCYEGSKYLEESLAESRPAGLKVFGEWDTVYEGLSKLEPNVRKSWLEFDHFYSQDAFDSALDIVFQDKPKKLFDIGGNTGKWSIKCCGYNSEVNIKILDLPGQIEMAKKNIAANNLEDRIEFHPINLLDETQKVPQGADVIWMSQFLDCFSEEEILAILENCVQAASDDTTIFIMEPFIDNQPYAAATYSLVATSLYFTCIANGNSKMYKCEVFKELIDKAGLQVVEEFPLIGDSYHTILKCKLK from the coding sequence ATGAAAATATCGGCCATAGACGCTAAGTTCGAAGCACAAAAAATAGCATTTGCTCCCATTACCTTTCAAGCCATCCAAGCCATGAAAAATCTTGGCGTAATGGAAAGCATCTACAAAAACAGAGGTGCTGCTACCAAAGAATCCCTTATTGCAGAGTTGGGTTTATCCAAATATGCCATTGAGGTCATGTTAGAAACAGCTGAGGTGATGAATATCGTGACCATCGAAGAAGGTAAAATCACACTTTCCAAGATTGGATTCTTCTTGCTCAGAGACGAATTGACCAAAGTCAACATGAATTTTGTCAACGATGTATGCTACGAAGGCTCAAAATACCTCGAAGAGTCTTTGGCTGAGAGCAGACCCGCAGGATTGAAAGTATTTGGTGAGTGGGACACTGTCTATGAAGGTCTCTCCAAACTGGAACCAAATGTTCGCAAATCTTGGTTAGAGTTTGATCATTTCTATTCTCAAGATGCTTTTGATTCTGCATTGGATATTGTATTTCAAGACAAGCCCAAAAAACTTTTTGATATCGGAGGAAATACAGGAAAATGGTCTATCAAATGCTGTGGATATAATTCTGAGGTCAACATCAAAATTCTAGACCTACCAGGTCAGATAGAAATGGCCAAGAAAAACATCGCTGCAAACAATCTTGAAGACAGAATCGAGTTCCACCCGATCAACCTTTTGGATGAAACTCAAAAAGTACCACAAGGTGCAGATGTCATTTGGATGAGTCAATTTCTTGATTGCTTCTCAGAAGAAGAGATTTTGGCCATTCTCGAAAATTGTGTACAAGCTGCAAGCGATGACACCACCATTTTCATCATGGAGCCTTTCATAGATAACCAGCCATATGCTGCTGCTACTTATTCGTTGGTTGCTACATCTTTGTACTTTACCTGTATTGCCAATGGCAACAGCAAAATGTACAAATGCGAAGTGTTCAAAGAATTGATTGACAAGGCTGGATTGCAGGTAGTCGAGGAGTTCCCACTGATCGGAGACAGCTACCACACCATCTTGAAATGTAAACTGAAGTGA
- a CDS encoding trifunctional MMPL family transporter/lysophospholipid acyltransferase/class I SAM-dependent methyltransferase yields MRFPHILIFIFILITSFGGVYSITHLDISENLDETLPNQEEFLTIQHWMDKQKNIIVFSLDLSEKLGHMDEIDPIADSLANLIIESGLIDDVQYKNDIDPESFVSLITDNLPIYLEAQDYAKIEELLDPIQIQLRLEENKRTLLSPEGIGQRKRILNDPLGFSALAFDSFSKMQIADEIIENGGYFFSQDRSNLLFKGRLNFDISSSKLNRDAAEKLDMLVTNWDQHHPQNRVDYFGTFLVADVNASQIEQDVHTTVLIAVIAIILLLIYYYRKLVILILFLVPGIFGILSAAAAIYILQGQISGLALAASAIVFGIVADYSFHFFTHFKEKKDSIGSRNDIMFPLLISGGTTIVAFMSLLFADSKALQDFGLFTSLSLMGTLFFILTGLPLILRPFEKKIQFPPINQLDKWVDKIKIGQSIPSFKSMAAFLLLTGVMLYFGMDVQFEDDLRKINYYPAELQKREVALQNINPETEQRITILSKNTIDHSTEWNNQLLFDQLRDLQQDGDVKSFFSLAPIMISTEEQAIRIQRWNEFWNGKRENFISEFRSTAIQANWKPQYFDGFYELVQKEYDSIDLSNFIASCSNLSDLTLNNETGKEIITTLICSKDDAEQLKNSLSQIPGTILIDGASVMSKIVESVKNDFNFLLVYAALAVFVAFLFIYGNIELTLISFIPMALSWIWVLGMAALLGIKFNFINIILTTFIFGLGDDFSIFVTDGLIHRYKYKKEVLGQYKTGIILSSISTIIGTGVLIFAKHPALQSIALLSVIGILIIVPITFFIQPVLFKLLISNRTDKGKPPYSIFNIIFSFFGYSIFIAGSLFSVASSYMLRILPLSSGFKKHGTRRILQIIAGFQLDILWKAKKRYFGMENLDFSKPSIIIANHTSFFDILALVRLHPKLVLVVNQWVYNSPLFGPAIRYADYIPSFKNMEDQLPKIKELVAQGFSIAIYPEGRRSEDGKMGRFHKGAFWLAEELQLDITPVFLHGHGYVMPKNEYYLKDSYCDTVVLPRITWDDPQYGSGYKTRTKQISAYFKAAYKSYEESEICRDTAYSPLMFSFYYKSPILPWYFRIKWAFEKRNYENYHQLIGSGAKKIYDLGCGYGYLSYFLWLRNNERSILGYDYDEEKISLSQNSYLKNEQINFQQAKIEEVVIENADAIVLADVLHYLSPEAQTRTLNNCDSGLKPGGIILLRDGIADQQKKHKWTEKSEKWSTQLIKFNKTIGQLHFFTQAYIENWAKQHNYEIETDLQSDKSSNMLFVLRKSDSL; encoded by the coding sequence ATGCGCTTTCCTCACATCCTGATTTTTATCTTTATCCTAATCACCTCATTTGGAGGAGTTTACAGCATAACCCATCTCGACATAAGTGAGAATCTCGATGAAACCTTGCCCAACCAAGAAGAATTTTTGACTATCCAGCATTGGATGGACAAACAAAAAAACATAATCGTATTCTCCTTAGATCTAAGTGAAAAACTGGGTCATATGGATGAGATTGATCCTATAGCTGACTCACTGGCCAATCTGATTATCGAATCAGGGCTGATAGATGATGTGCAATACAAAAATGATATCGATCCAGAATCCTTTGTCTCGCTGATCACTGACAACCTGCCCATCTACCTAGAAGCCCAAGACTATGCTAAAATCGAAGAGCTTTTGGATCCTATACAAATCCAACTCCGACTGGAAGAAAACAAAAGAACCCTGCTCTCTCCAGAAGGCATCGGCCAGCGAAAAAGAATCCTCAATGACCCACTTGGATTCAGTGCTTTGGCCTTTGACTCCTTTAGCAAAATGCAAATAGCTGATGAAATCATCGAAAACGGAGGATATTTTTTCTCTCAAGATCGCAGCAATTTACTCTTCAAAGGTCGTCTCAACTTTGACATTTCAAGTAGCAAACTCAACCGCGATGCAGCAGAAAAACTCGACATGCTCGTCACCAACTGGGACCAACATCACCCGCAAAACCGTGTTGACTACTTTGGCACCTTCCTAGTCGCGGATGTCAACGCATCGCAGATTGAGCAAGATGTACATACAACTGTGCTTATCGCAGTGATAGCGATTATTCTACTGCTCATCTATTATTACCGTAAATTGGTAATTCTGATCCTATTCCTTGTGCCAGGGATATTCGGCATCTTGAGTGCCGCAGCTGCAATTTACATCCTACAAGGGCAGATTTCTGGCTTGGCACTGGCAGCCAGCGCCATTGTATTCGGCATAGTCGCAGATTATTCCTTTCATTTTTTCACACACTTCAAGGAAAAGAAAGACTCCATAGGCAGTCGAAATGACATCATGTTTCCGCTACTCATCAGTGGTGGTACGACCATAGTTGCCTTCATGTCCCTGCTATTTGCTGACTCCAAAGCATTGCAAGATTTTGGGTTATTTACCTCTTTGAGTCTTATGGGCACACTCTTTTTTATCTTGACTGGTTTGCCTTTGATTTTAAGACCTTTTGAGAAGAAAATTCAATTCCCTCCCATCAATCAATTGGACAAATGGGTGGACAAAATCAAAATTGGCCAATCTATTCCTAGCTTCAAAAGCATGGCAGCTTTCCTTCTACTCACTGGAGTTATGTTGTATTTCGGCATGGATGTGCAGTTTGAAGATGACCTGCGAAAAATCAACTACTACCCAGCGGAGTTACAAAAGAGAGAAGTAGCCTTACAAAACATCAATCCAGAAACAGAGCAAAGAATAACTATCCTATCCAAAAATACTATCGATCATAGTACTGAATGGAATAACCAACTGCTATTTGATCAGCTCCGTGATTTACAACAAGACGGGGATGTCAAATCATTTTTCTCGCTGGCTCCTATCATGATATCTACTGAAGAGCAAGCCATCAGAATCCAACGTTGGAATGAATTCTGGAATGGGAAAAGAGAAAATTTCATTTCCGAATTCCGATCCACAGCAATCCAAGCCAATTGGAAGCCTCAATACTTTGATGGATTCTACGAGCTGGTGCAAAAAGAATATGACTCGATAGATTTAAGCAACTTCATAGCGAGCTGCAGCAACCTGAGCGATCTTACTCTCAACAACGAGACAGGCAAAGAAATCATCACCACTCTCATCTGTAGCAAAGATGACGCAGAACAACTCAAAAACTCACTGTCACAAATCCCTGGCACCATCCTCATAGACGGTGCAAGTGTGATGTCCAAAATCGTAGAAAGTGTCAAAAACGACTTTAATTTTTTGCTTGTCTATGCCGCACTGGCCGTATTTGTCGCTTTTTTGTTCATATACGGCAACATCGAATTGACACTGATCTCGTTTATTCCTATGGCGCTGAGTTGGATCTGGGTATTGGGAATGGCAGCCTTGCTAGGGATCAAATTCAACTTCATCAATATCATCCTGACTACCTTCATTTTTGGACTGGGGGATGATTTTAGCATATTTGTGACTGATGGGCTCATCCATCGATACAAGTACAAAAAAGAAGTCCTTGGTCAATACAAAACAGGCATTATTCTCTCTTCTATCTCTACCATTATCGGGACAGGAGTATTGATTTTTGCCAAGCACCCAGCACTACAATCCATCGCGCTGCTCAGTGTCATAGGCATATTGATCATTGTACCGATCACCTTTTTTATCCAACCAGTCCTGTTCAAATTGCTAATCAGCAACCGTACAGACAAAGGCAAACCACCATACTCTATATTCAACATCATTTTCAGCTTTTTCGGTTACTCGATCTTCATAGCTGGCAGTCTATTTAGTGTAGCATCTTCATACATGTTGCGCATACTACCACTATCCAGCGGATTCAAAAAACACGGTACGCGCCGTATCTTACAAATTATTGCTGGTTTTCAACTAGACATACTTTGGAAAGCCAAGAAAAGATACTTTGGAATGGAAAACCTAGATTTTTCCAAACCGTCGATCATCATCGCCAATCACACCTCCTTTTTCGACATATTGGCACTGGTGCGACTACATCCCAAATTGGTTTTGGTGGTCAATCAATGGGTCTACAATTCCCCCTTGTTTGGTCCGGCGATCCGTTATGCAGACTACATTCCTTCGTTCAAAAACATGGAAGACCAACTCCCAAAAATCAAGGAATTGGTCGCCCAGGGGTTTAGCATTGCCATCTATCCAGAAGGGCGCCGTTCGGAAGACGGCAAGATGGGTCGTTTCCACAAAGGTGCTTTTTGGTTGGCTGAGGAGTTACAGCTAGATATCACTCCCGTTTTCTTACACGGGCATGGGTATGTGATGCCCAAAAATGAATATTACCTAAAGGACTCCTATTGTGACACAGTCGTACTGCCTAGGATCACCTGGGACGACCCACAGTATGGCTCTGGATACAAAACCAGAACCAAGCAAATTTCGGCCTATTTCAAAGCAGCATACAAGTCATATGAAGAGAGTGAGATATGTCGTGACACTGCCTATTCTCCTTTGATGTTTAGTTTCTACTACAAAAGCCCCATACTACCGTGGTACTTCCGAATCAAATGGGCTTTTGAGAAAAGAAACTATGAAAACTACCATCAATTGATCGGCAGTGGAGCGAAGAAGATATATGATCTTGGTTGTGGGTATGGGTATTTGAGTTATTTCCTGTGGTTGAGAAACAACGAACGCAGCATATTGGGCTATGACTATGATGAGGAAAAAATATCTCTCTCGCAAAACAGCTATTTAAAAAATGAGCAGATCAATTTTCAACAAGCAAAAATAGAGGAGGTAGTCATCGAAAATGCAGACGCCATTGTACTCGCAGACGTATTGCACTATTTGAGTCCAGAAGCCCAAACGAGGACACTCAACAATTGTGATTCAGGACTCAAACCAGGAGGCATCATCCTCCTACGTGACGGCATAGCAGATCAACAGAAAAAACACAAATGGACAGAAAAATCAGAAAAATGGTCTACGCAACTTATCAAATTCAATAAAACCATAGGCCAGTTGCATTTCTTTACGCAAGCATACATCGAAAACTGGGCAAAGCAGCACAACTATGAAATAGAAACTGACCTACAATCAGACAAGTCTTCCAACATGCTATTTGTATTGCGTAAATCAGACTCATTATAA
- a CDS encoding HAL/PAL/TAL family ammonia-lyase — protein MGRLTIEKIEEIFEKKGKYLFEADQKSKVEKSYEFLKEFSKDKVIYGINTGFGPMAQYRIPEDKLEELQYNLIYSHSNGAGEYIGEEYAKIVMVCRLNTLALGFSGVSLQYLETLEQFIQHDVISCIPKHGGVGASGDLVQLAHVAHTLIGHGKVYYKGEIVDTAVALKATGISPAKLMLRDGLGAINGTSCMSGIAAVNLIKAKKLIGWAIHASSIMNELTSSYDDSFSSELNASKLHKGQQKVASIMRDLLKDGNVLKERNAHLFNQEHIKDQEYFSEKVQEYYSLRCVPQIIGPILETWQYCKEIVEDEVNSANDNPIICMDTKNVYHGGNFHGDYIALEMDKLKIAVTKLSMLMERQLNFLMNSKLNQIFPPFLNMEKLGFNFGLQGMQFTAVSTTAENQTLSNPMYVHSIPNNGDNQDIVSMGTNAAIMTQKVIDNSFEVLTILMIAISQALDLTNKIDLKSSETRKFYDFVREKVPTLREDIALCEHQRELKKKLLNTEKNLF, from the coding sequence TTGGGAAGGCTTACAATAGAAAAAATAGAGGAGATCTTCGAAAAAAAGGGAAAGTACCTGTTCGAAGCAGATCAAAAGTCTAAGGTTGAGAAATCTTATGAATTTTTGAAGGAATTTTCCAAAGACAAAGTGATATACGGAATCAACACTGGATTTGGCCCTATGGCACAATACAGGATTCCTGAGGATAAATTGGAAGAACTCCAATACAATCTAATCTACAGTCATAGTAATGGTGCGGGAGAATATATTGGTGAAGAATATGCCAAAATAGTCATGGTTTGCCGTCTCAATACTTTGGCTTTGGGTTTCTCAGGCGTGAGTCTTCAGTATCTAGAGACTTTGGAGCAATTCATACAGCATGATGTGATCTCGTGCATCCCCAAGCACGGAGGAGTAGGAGCGAGTGGTGACTTGGTGCAGCTGGCACATGTCGCTCATACGCTGATAGGACATGGCAAGGTGTATTATAAAGGGGAAATAGTAGACACAGCAGTTGCCCTCAAAGCAACGGGGATTTCTCCAGCCAAATTGATGCTAAGAGATGGTTTGGGTGCTATCAACGGTACCTCTTGCATGTCTGGTATCGCTGCGGTCAATTTGATCAAAGCAAAGAAATTGATAGGATGGGCGATTCATGCTTCCTCTATCATGAACGAATTGACTTCATCATATGATGATTCATTTTCGTCAGAACTGAATGCTTCTAAACTGCACAAAGGGCAGCAAAAAGTAGCGAGTATCATGCGTGACCTTCTCAAGGATGGTAACGTGCTGAAAGAGCGAAATGCTCACCTTTTCAATCAAGAACACATCAAAGACCAGGAATATTTTTCTGAAAAGGTGCAGGAGTATTATTCACTGAGGTGCGTACCCCAAATCATCGGGCCTATCTTGGAGACATGGCAATATTGTAAGGAAATCGTGGAGGATGAGGTGAATTCGGCCAATGACAACCCTATTATCTGCATGGATACCAAGAATGTGTATCATGGAGGTAACTTCCACGGTGACTACATCGCACTGGAGATGGATAAACTGAAAATCGCTGTGACCAAACTCAGTATGTTGATGGAGCGTCAGTTGAACTTCCTAATGAACTCAAAATTGAACCAGATTTTCCCTCCATTCTTGAATATGGAAAAGTTGGGATTCAACTTTGGTTTGCAAGGGATGCAGTTTACAGCAGTATCTACCACGGCTGAAAATCAAACACTGTCTAACCCGATGTATGTCCATAGTATACCAAACAATGGTGACAATCAAGACATTGTCAGCATGGGAACGAATGCAGCGATCATGACACAAAAAGTGATTGATAACTCTTTTGAGGTGTTGACTATATTGATGATTGCCATTTCTCAAGCGTTAGACTTGACCAACAAGATCGATTTGAAGTCTTCGGAGACAAGAAAATTTTATGATTTTGTAAGAGAGAAAGTCCCTACTTTGAGAGAAGACATAGCATTGTGTGAGCATCAAAGGGAGCTTAAGAAAAAATTGTTGAATACAGAAAAGAACTTGTTTTGA
- the fabG gene encoding 3-oxoacyl-ACP reductase FabG yields MRKCALVTGGSRGIGRAVAVTLAADLGVHVVINYASNDDAANETKRLIEENGGTAELLKFQVQNHDEVQSKLTAWLDANKESKIEILVNNAGITRDNLMVFMEERDFDDVVNTSLKGMYNVTRHLLQHFVRNRYGRIVNVASLSGLKGVPGQVNYSAAKGGMIAATKALSQEIAKRKITVNAVAPGFITSDMTQDLNEDELKRMVPMNRFGNPQEVADLVSFLASDKAAYITGEVININGGLYS; encoded by the coding sequence TTGAGGAAATGTGCATTGGTGACCGGAGGGTCTAGAGGTATAGGCAGAGCTGTTGCTGTGACATTGGCGGCTGATTTGGGTGTACACGTTGTGATCAACTATGCTTCCAACGATGACGCTGCAAATGAAACCAAACGTTTGATCGAAGAAAATGGAGGTACTGCTGAGCTTTTGAAATTTCAGGTTCAAAACCATGATGAAGTTCAAAGCAAATTGACAGCATGGTTGGATGCCAACAAGGAATCAAAGATTGAAATCTTGGTCAACAACGCAGGTATCACCAGAGACAATCTGATGGTGTTTATGGAAGAAAGGGATTTTGATGATGTCGTCAATACAAGTCTAAAAGGCATGTACAACGTTACCAGACATTTGTTGCAGCATTTTGTAAGAAATAGATATGGTAGAATTGTCAATGTAGCGTCGCTTTCGGGATTGAAAGGAGTGCCAGGACAGGTCAATTATTCTGCCGCAAAGGGTGGGATGATAGCCGCTACAAAGGCTCTGTCTCAAGAGATAGCCAAAAGAAAAATTACGGTAAATGCAGTCGCTCCTGGATTTATCACCAGCGACATGACGCAAGATTTAAATGAGGATGAGTTGAAAAGAATGGTTCCGATGAATCGTTTTGGTAATCCTCAAGAAGTAGCCGATTTGGTGTCGTTTTTGGCATCAGACAAAGCAGCCTATATCACAGGTGAAGTAATTAATATAAATGGGGGATTGTATTCCTAG
- a CDS encoding beta-ketoacyl-[acyl-carrier-protein] synthase family protein, translated as MRVVITGYGVYSCIGKNVEEVTDSLRQGRSGIGIAEDRRPFGYRSCLTGILEEPDLKKDLSRRERLGMSEEAKYAYVSTKEALDMAGITQDYLDQNRAGILFGNDSTAGAVIEAVDTIREKKDTMLVGSGSIFQSMNSTVNMNLATIFRLRGINFTISAACASGSHAIGVGFHMIKSGLEDMIICGGAQEVNMYAFGSFDGLGVFSMREDNPAQSSRPFDKDRDGLVTSGGAATVVIESLESAQRRGATILGELTGYGFSSNGDHISNPDTGGQIDSITRALKMAGIKPDQVDYVNAHATSTPKGDMYEAQAILDVFGGKTPVSSTKSMTGHECWMAGASEIVYSMIMMRNGFIAPNINFENPDEVSRNLNIIAEATKCNLDTIASNSFGFGGTNSTLIVKKYE; from the coding sequence ATGAGAGTTGTTATTACAGGTTATGGGGTTTACTCCTGCATTGGTAAGAATGTAGAGGAAGTTACAGATTCATTGCGTCAGGGTCGTAGTGGTATTGGTATTGCCGAAGACAGACGTCCATTTGGATACCGTTCTTGTTTGACAGGAATCCTCGAAGAACCTGATTTGAAAAAGGATTTGTCCAGACGTGAACGTTTGGGCATGTCCGAAGAGGCCAAATATGCCTATGTTTCTACCAAAGAAGCCTTGGATATGGCAGGTATTACACAAGATTATTTGGATCAAAACAGAGCTGGAATCTTGTTTGGCAATGATTCTACTGCTGGTGCTGTCATCGAAGCTGTAGATACAATCAGAGAAAAGAAAGACACCATGTTGGTCGGTTCGGGATCTATTTTTCAGTCCATGAACTCCACGGTCAACATGAACCTTGCTACTATATTCAGATTGAGAGGAATCAATTTTACCATCAGCGCAGCATGTGCCTCTGGATCTCACGCCATTGGTGTAGGTTTTCACATGATCAAGTCTGGATTGGAAGACATGATTATTTGTGGTGGTGCGCAAGAGGTAAATATGTATGCTTTTGGGAGTTTTGATGGCTTGGGTGTTTTTTCTATGAGAGAGGATAATCCAGCACAGTCATCACGACCATTTGATAAGGACAGAGATGGTTTGGTCACAAGTGGTGGAGCCGCAACTGTAGTCATAGAATCACTAGAGTCAGCACAACGCAGGGGAGCGACCATCCTTGGCGAGCTTACTGGATATGGCTTTTCCTCCAATGGAGACCATATTTCCAACCCAGATACTGGAGGGCAAATAGATTCCATCACAAGGGCTCTAAAAATGGCAGGAATCAAACCTGATCAAGTGGACTATGTCAATGCACACGCTACATCTACTCCGAAAGGAGATATGTATGAAGCCCAAGCAATTTTGGATGTTTTTGGAGGGAAAACTCCAGTGAGTTCAACCAAATCTATGACAGGTCATGAGTGCTGGATGGCAGGTGCAAGTGAGATTGTTTATAGTATGATTATGATGCGCAACGGTTTTATTGCTCCGAATATCAATTTTGAGAATCCTGATGAAGTTTCCCGAAATCTTAATATTATTGCAGAAGCAACTAAATGTAACTTAGATACAATAGCCTCTAATTCTTTCGGTTTTGGAGGTACGAATTCAACCCTTATTGTTAAGAAGTATGAGTAG
- a CDS encoding phosphopantetheine-binding protein produces MSREEVVETVNGFLAEEFEVEVESLDPNGILHETLDLDSLDYVDLVVVIESHFGFKVTGEDFKSISTLNDFYDFIVSKFEHA; encoded by the coding sequence ATGAGTAGAGAAGAAGTAGTAGAAACTGTAAATGGTTTTTTAGCGGAGGAGTTTGAAGTAGAAGTGGAATCTCTTGATCCTAATGGAATACTTCATGAAACATTAGATTTGGACAGCTTGGATTATGTAGATCTGGTTGTGGTGATCGAAAGCCACTTTGGTTTCAAGGTGACAGGTGAAGATTTTAAATCAATTTCTACACTCAACGATTTTTACGATTTTATCGTCAGTAAGTTTGAACATGCCTAA
- a CDS encoding lysophospholipid acyltransferase family protein: MSKWTGRTKGSLLGYRIIVWTLKIVNIHAAYLLLRVVSYYYFLFSSAPREALEDFYAKTLKLSRKESKPIIRRNFYELAQSLLDRIAFNVGKKDLYSYTKEGEDDILAMADQGQGLILISGHYGNWDIAGQLLRRFDRKINVLMYDNEHEKIKEYLSSQGVQSYEIITQKNDLAHLIKIYNALKNQEILCLHADRFLPGAPTFDLDFFDQKALFPVGPFQLVSKLKAPYAFVFANKVSKFKYHFTAEVPEVDRKDTQAIAQCFADALAAKVRKNPDHWFNYYNFFHHE, encoded by the coding sequence ATGTCAAAATGGACAGGACGTACCAAGGGTAGCCTACTAGGCTACCGCATTATTGTATGGACTCTTAAAATTGTCAATATTCATGCAGCCTACCTGCTGCTAAGGGTAGTTTCCTACTATTATTTTTTGTTTTCTTCGGCTCCTAGAGAGGCTTTGGAGGATTTTTATGCGAAAACGTTGAAACTGTCTCGCAAGGAATCCAAACCTATTATCAGACGCAACTTTTACGAGCTGGCACAATCACTTTTAGACCGAATTGCCTTTAATGTGGGCAAGAAGGACTTATATTCTTACACCAAGGAAGGTGAAGATGATATTTTGGCAATGGCGGATCAAGGACAAGGATTGATTTTGATCTCCGGACACTATGGTAATTGGGACATAGCCGGTCAGTTGCTCAGACGCTTTGATCGCAAAATCAATGTACTGATGTACGACAATGAGCACGAAAAGATCAAGGAATACCTGTCCAGCCAAGGAGTGCAAAGCTACGAAATCATCACACAGAAAAATGACCTAGCGCATCTGATCAAAATCTACAATGCCCTGAAAAACCAAGAAATCCTCTGTTTGCATGCAGATCGTTTTTTGCCAGGTGCGCCTACATTTGATTTGGATTTTTTTGATCAAAAAGCATTATTCCCTGTTGGGCCGTTTCAGTTGGTGTCCAAATTAAAAGCACCTTATGCTTTTGTGTTTGCCAACAAGGTAAGTAAGTTTAAGTATCATTTTACGGCCGAAGTGCCAGAGGTAGATAGAAAGGATACACAGGCCATTGCGCAGTGTTTCGCAGATGCGTTGGCTGCCAAAGTGAGGAAAAATCCTGATCATTGGTTTAACTATTACAATTTTTTTCATCACGAATGA